The Burkholderia ambifaria AMMD genome has a segment encoding these proteins:
- a CDS encoding putative glycolipid-binding domain-containing protein, with amino-acid sequence MREIRWASLEGDGIEHLTFDRAETGIVVESAVVGQRYGRAYGLAYRIECDPQWRVRYAVLRVMGGGTLELHGDGAGHWRDGSGSALPELDGCVDIDIAATPFTNSLPIGRLRLARGERRPIDVAYISTPDLTVAPVKQAYACIEPGRRYRYEGIFRNFTAEMDIDADGLVIDYETLFKRLPALR; translated from the coding sequence ATGCGAGAAATCCGCTGGGCGTCGCTCGAGGGCGACGGAATCGAACACCTGACGTTCGATCGTGCTGAAACCGGCATCGTCGTCGAAAGCGCCGTGGTCGGCCAGCGGTACGGCCGCGCGTACGGGCTTGCGTACCGGATCGAGTGCGATCCGCAGTGGCGGGTCAGATATGCGGTGCTCAGGGTGATGGGCGGCGGCACGCTCGAACTGCATGGGGACGGCGCCGGCCACTGGCGCGACGGTTCGGGCAGCGCGCTGCCGGAACTGGATGGCTGCGTCGACATCGACATCGCGGCGACGCCATTCACGAATTCGCTGCCGATCGGCCGCCTCCGTCTCGCGCGCGGCGAGCGGCGGCCGATCGACGTCGCGTACATCTCGACGCCGGATTTGACCGTCGCGCCGGTCAAGCAGGCCTACGCCTGCATCGAGCCCGGCCGGCGCTACCGCTACGAAGGGATCTTCCGGAATTTCACGGCGGAGATGGACATCGATGCCGACGGGCTGGTGATCGACTACGAAACGCTGTTCAAGCGCCTGCCGGCGTTGCGCTGA
- a CDS encoding cold-shock protein — MDTGIVKWFNDSKGFGFITPDNGGDDLFAHFSEIRADGFKTLAENQKVSFETKQGPKGLQAANIKPL, encoded by the coding sequence ATGGATACCGGTATCGTCAAGTGGTTCAACGACAGCAAAGGCTTTGGCTTCATCACCCCGGACAACGGCGGCGACGACCTGTTCGCGCATTTCTCGGAAATTCGCGCTGACGGCTTCAAGACGCTGGCTGAAAACCAGAAGGTGAGCTTCGAAACGAAGCAAGGCCCGAAGGGTCTGCAAGCGGCCAACATCAAGCCGCTGTAA
- a CDS encoding SDR family NAD(P)-dependent oxidoreductase, whose product MRDFANKVAAITGAGSGMGRALAVQLARAGCHVSLADKNGVGLAETERIVRAIAPNVRVSTRMLDVGDRDAMFAWADDTAKEHGKVNLIFNNAGVALSSTIEGMEYSDLEWIVNINFWGVVHGTKAFLPHLKASGDGHVINTSSIFGIFAQPGMSGYNATKFAVRGFTESLRQELDMMKCGVSATCVHPGGVRTNIAQSSCVAKNMIGFLIQSEQQGKDNFEKFFITSADDAARTILAGVRKNKRRVLIGRDAKGADWMARIMPAAYQAIVVLVSRREAAKARREAARYGAPAAAPLHAPYNNAGNQAGEQS is encoded by the coding sequence ATGAGAGATTTCGCCAACAAGGTCGCCGCGATCACGGGCGCCGGCTCGGGCATGGGCCGCGCGCTCGCGGTCCAGCTCGCGCGGGCCGGCTGCCACGTGTCGCTCGCCGACAAGAACGGCGTCGGCCTCGCCGAGACCGAGCGGATCGTCCGCGCGATCGCGCCGAACGTGCGCGTGTCGACGCGCATGCTGGATGTCGGCGATCGCGACGCGATGTTCGCGTGGGCCGACGACACCGCGAAAGAGCACGGCAAGGTCAACCTGATCTTCAACAATGCGGGCGTCGCGCTGTCGAGCACGATCGAAGGGATGGAATACAGCGATCTCGAGTGGATCGTGAACATCAACTTCTGGGGCGTCGTGCACGGCACGAAGGCGTTCCTGCCGCACCTGAAGGCATCGGGCGACGGTCACGTGATCAACACGTCGAGCATCTTCGGGATCTTCGCGCAGCCGGGCATGAGCGGCTACAACGCGACCAAGTTCGCGGTGCGCGGCTTCACCGAATCGCTGCGCCAGGAACTCGACATGATGAAGTGCGGCGTGTCGGCGACCTGCGTGCATCCGGGCGGCGTCCGCACGAACATCGCGCAGTCGAGCTGCGTCGCGAAGAACATGATCGGCTTCCTCATTCAGAGCGAGCAGCAAGGCAAGGACAACTTCGAGAAATTCTTCATCACGAGCGCCGACGATGCCGCGCGCACGATCCTCGCCGGCGTGCGCAAGAACAAGCGCCGCGTGCTGATCGGCCGCGATGCGAAGGGCGCCGACTGGATGGCGCGCATCATGCCGGCCGCCTACCAGGCGATCGTGGTGCTCGTGTCGCGCCGCGAGGCCGCGAAGGCCCGCCGCGAGGCCGCCCGCTACGGCGCGCCGGCGGCCGCTCCGCTTCACGCCCCCTACAACAACGCAGGCAATCAGGCAGGAGAACAATCATGA
- a CDS encoding sulfonate ABC transporter substrate-binding protein yields MIRFTRWITRTAAVALVALAATSTFAQGGADKVVRIGYQKAGLLSIIKAQGSLEARLKPLGYGVQWFEFPAGPQLLEALNANSIDFGYTGAPPPVFAQAAGVRFVYVGAEPPAPHNEAVFVKADSPIRSVAELRGKKVALQKGSSANYLLLEALKKAGVRYDEIHPVYLAPADARAAFESGNVDAWVVWDPYYAAAQNALKVRTLSDYTGLAATNNFYEATRDFAQQHPDLVGAILKQARETGQWVNGHPADTAALLAPKVGLPQPLVETWIKRVPFGAVPLDDRIVAAQQRVADAFHTAKLIPQKLSVAENAWIDTNVASALAAK; encoded by the coding sequence ATGATTCGTTTCACCCGCTGGATCACCCGCACCGCCGCCGTCGCGCTCGTGGCGCTCGCCGCCACGTCGACCTTTGCGCAGGGCGGCGCCGACAAGGTCGTGCGCATCGGCTACCAGAAGGCCGGCCTGCTGTCGATCATCAAGGCACAAGGCTCGCTCGAAGCACGGCTCAAGCCGCTCGGCTATGGCGTGCAGTGGTTCGAATTCCCCGCCGGCCCGCAGCTGCTCGAGGCGTTGAACGCGAACAGCATCGACTTCGGCTATACGGGCGCGCCGCCGCCCGTGTTCGCGCAGGCGGCCGGCGTGCGGTTCGTCTATGTCGGCGCGGAGCCGCCGGCCCCGCACAACGAAGCCGTGTTCGTGAAGGCCGATTCGCCGATCCGTTCGGTCGCCGAGCTGCGCGGCAAGAAGGTCGCGCTGCAGAAAGGCTCGAGCGCGAACTACCTGCTGCTCGAAGCGCTGAAGAAGGCCGGCGTGCGCTACGACGAAATCCACCCCGTGTATCTCGCGCCGGCCGACGCGCGCGCGGCGTTCGAGAGCGGCAACGTCGACGCGTGGGTCGTATGGGATCCGTACTATGCGGCCGCGCAGAATGCGCTGAAGGTACGCACGCTGTCCGACTATACGGGGCTCGCGGCAACGAACAACTTCTACGAAGCGACGCGCGACTTCGCGCAGCAGCATCCGGACCTGGTCGGCGCGATCCTGAAACAGGCGCGCGAAACGGGCCAGTGGGTCAACGGGCATCCGGCCGACACGGCCGCGCTGCTCGCGCCGAAGGTCGGCCTGCCGCAACCGCTCGTCGAGACGTGGATCAAGCGCGTGCCGTTCGGCGCGGTGCCGCTCGACGACCGGATCGTCGCGGCGCAGCAGCGGGTTGCCGATGCGTTCCATACGGCGAAGTTGATTCCGCAAAAGCTGAGTGTTGCGGAGAATGCGTGGATCGACACGAACGTCGCGAGTGCGCTCGCGGCGAAGTAA
- a CDS encoding alpha/beta fold hydrolase: protein MAHAHEMLTVRSGDVKLAVYVSGPRRAPPLILVHGYPDSAAVWAPVRARLAKRYRVIAYDVRGAGASDAPRRRADYALARLAEDLKAVADATCGNRPFHLVGHDWGSIQCWEAVTDPAFRGRIASYTSISGPCLDHVFRAKMRLKQSLKSWYIAFFHLPVVPSLVWRLGGAALWPRWLQLTERVRPERDPAQLKNALNGLQLYRANFLARARRPRERYAQAPVQILVPVRDRYVTPEMSVDLDRWLGEHVREEIDGAHWIVVRDPELIAARIDRFAAAHERPAAATLAAAPATASAPAQRNAGRRLNSVS from the coding sequence ATGGCGCACGCGCACGAGATGCTGACCGTCCGCTCCGGCGACGTGAAACTCGCCGTGTATGTCAGCGGCCCGCGGCGCGCGCCGCCGCTGATCCTCGTGCACGGCTATCCCGATTCGGCGGCCGTGTGGGCGCCGGTGCGCGCGCGGCTCGCGAAGCGCTACCGCGTGATCGCCTACGACGTGCGCGGCGCCGGGGCGTCCGATGCGCCGCGCCGCCGCGCGGATTACGCGCTCGCGCGGCTCGCGGAGGACCTGAAGGCCGTCGCCGACGCGACCTGCGGCAACCGGCCGTTTCATTTGGTCGGTCACGACTGGGGGTCGATCCAGTGCTGGGAGGCCGTGACCGATCCCGCGTTCCGCGGCCGGATCGCGTCGTACACGTCGATCTCCGGGCCGTGCCTCGACCACGTGTTCCGCGCGAAGATGCGGCTCAAGCAGAGCCTGAAGTCGTGGTACATCGCGTTCTTCCATCTGCCGGTCGTGCCGTCGCTGGTGTGGCGGCTCGGCGGCGCCGCACTGTGGCCGCGCTGGTTGCAGTTGACCGAGCGCGTGCGGCCCGAGCGCGATCCCGCGCAGTTGAAGAACGCGCTGAACGGCTTGCAGCTTTACCGCGCGAATTTCCTCGCCCGGGCGAGACGGCCGCGCGAGCGGTATGCGCAGGCGCCGGTCCAGATCCTCGTGCCGGTGCGCGACCGCTACGTCACGCCCGAGATGTCGGTCGATCTCGACCGCTGGCTCGGTGAGCACGTGCGCGAGGAAATCGACGGCGCGCACTGGATCGTGGTGCGCGATCCGGAGCTGATCGCCGCGCGGATCGACCGGTTTGCCGCGGCGCATGAAAGACCGGCCGCGGCGACCCTGGCGGCGGCCCCCGCGACGGCGAGCGCCCCGGCTCAGCGCAACGCCGGCAGGCGCTTGAACAGCGTTTCGTAG
- a CDS encoding LysR family transcriptional regulator yields the protein MQNLDALLIFARVAEMTSFTRAAESLGIQKGRVSMVIRKLERDVGVALLHRTTRSVQLTEDGRAFYSRARDLLAEVQELQSMFSGNGTRLRGRLRVDMPTELARSVVVPALPQLMAAHPELELELSSTDRRVDLVQEGFDCVIRLGPITDDTLIARPLGKLRMTNAASPGYLARYGIPHTLDDLRTQGHRMVHYTLTLGARHPGWEYPNGDGYASLPLPSAMQVNSVQTYHAAGLAGIGLIQAGYSALAHHIESGALVEVLPDLRPEPLAASLVVAHRRNLSPRVRAFMDWIEGVLAPYLD from the coding sequence ATGCAAAACCTCGACGCGCTCCTGATCTTTGCCCGTGTCGCCGAAATGACGAGCTTCACGCGGGCGGCCGAAAGCCTGGGCATCCAGAAAGGACGTGTGTCGATGGTGATCCGCAAGCTCGAGCGCGACGTGGGGGTTGCGCTCCTGCATCGAACCACGAGGAGCGTGCAGCTCACCGAAGACGGCCGCGCGTTCTATTCCCGCGCCCGCGACCTGCTGGCCGAGGTGCAGGAATTGCAATCGATGTTCTCGGGTAACGGCACACGGCTGCGCGGAAGGTTGCGCGTCGACATGCCGACCGAGCTGGCACGCAGCGTCGTGGTTCCCGCGTTACCGCAACTGATGGCCGCGCATCCCGAGCTCGAACTGGAACTGTCGAGCACCGATCGGCGCGTCGATCTCGTCCAGGAAGGGTTCGATTGCGTGATCCGGCTGGGTCCGATCACCGACGACACGCTGATTGCCCGCCCGCTGGGCAAGCTGCGGATGACGAATGCGGCGAGCCCGGGCTATCTGGCACGGTACGGCATACCGCACACGCTCGACGATCTGCGCACCCAGGGGCACCGGATGGTCCACTACACGCTGACGCTCGGCGCCCGGCATCCCGGATGGGAATATCCGAACGGCGACGGCTATGCGTCGCTGCCGTTGCCCAGCGCGATGCAGGTCAACAGCGTGCAGACCTATCACGCAGCCGGGCTCGCCGGCATCGGGTTGATCCAGGCGGGATATTCGGCGCTCGCGCATCACATTGAAAGCGGCGCGCTGGTCGAGGTTCTGCCCGACCTGCGTCCCGAGCCGCTCGCCGCGTCGCTCGTGGTGGCCCATCGGCGCAATCTGTCGCCGCGCGTGCGGGCGTTCATGGACTGGATCGAAGGCGTCTTGGCGCCCTATCTGGATTAG
- a CDS encoding metal-dependent hydrolase, which yields MTNPNMMPVRRDIRFALPPERAKDWHVQGVPVTHFMNALSLLFPAGERFFMDSVRHYRDRIEDPELKKQVLGFIGQEAMHTREHIEYNDLLQSAGLPAHKLDKRLWTILGFFRKTMPHSMQLAATIALEHYTAILANQLLSGHEHRIDGSIEGYRQMWMWHAMEETEHKAVSYDVWNAVMKPGLGSYLLRTGTMLLTTVMFWTIVFDFHVRLMLAHRRKHGRFGGMWRLVKYLYSPKNGVLPSIAGEWLDYFRPGFHPWDHDNHQYLEGLDTLLANIDATNARYAAQAAPRRVPLHPVAQA from the coding sequence ATGACGAACCCGAACATGATGCCGGTGCGGCGCGACATCCGTTTCGCGCTGCCGCCCGAACGCGCGAAGGACTGGCACGTCCAGGGCGTGCCGGTCACGCATTTCATGAACGCGCTGTCGCTGCTGTTTCCGGCTGGCGAGCGCTTCTTCATGGATTCTGTGCGCCACTACCGCGACCGCATCGAGGATCCGGAGCTGAAGAAGCAGGTGCTCGGCTTCATTGGCCAGGAAGCGATGCACACGCGCGAGCACATCGAGTACAACGACCTTCTGCAATCGGCCGGCCTGCCCGCGCACAAGCTCGACAAGCGGCTGTGGACGATCCTCGGCTTCTTCAGGAAGACGATGCCGCATTCGATGCAGCTCGCGGCGACCATCGCGCTCGAGCACTACACGGCGATCCTCGCGAACCAGCTGCTGTCGGGCCACGAGCACCGGATCGACGGGTCGATCGAAGGCTATCGGCAGATGTGGATGTGGCACGCGATGGAGGAAACCGAGCACAAGGCGGTGTCGTACGACGTATGGAACGCCGTGATGAAGCCGGGCCTCGGCAGCTATCTGCTGCGCACCGGCACGATGCTGCTGACGACCGTGATGTTCTGGACGATCGTGTTCGACTTCCACGTGCGGCTGATGCTGGCGCACCGTCGCAAGCACGGCAGGTTCGGCGGCATGTGGCGCCTCGTGAAGTATCTGTACAGCCCGAAGAACGGCGTGTTGCCGAGCATCGCCGGCGAATGGCTCGACTACTTCCGCCCGGGCTTCCATCCGTGGGACCACGACAACCATCAGTATCTGGAGGGCCTCGACACGCTGCTCGCGAACATCGACGCGACCAATGCGCGCTACGCGGCACAGGCCGCCCCGCGCCGCGTGCCGCTGCATCCGGTCGCGCAGGCATGA
- the speB gene encoding agmatinase, which yields MTELLHGDGAIRRTTPYGASIENTYAGVLSFMRRNYSRALDGVDVAISGVPLDLATTYRSGARLGPAAIRAASVQLAELNPYPWGFDPFDALAAVDYGDCWFDAHNPLSIKPAIVEHARTILRSGAKMLTLGGDHYITYPLLIAHVERYGKPLSLIHFDAHCDTWADDEPDSLNHGTMFYKAVKEGLIDPATSVQVGIRTWNDDFLGIERLDAAWVHDHGARAAVERIVDIVGARPAYLTFDIDCLDPAFAPGTGTPVAGGLSSAQALAIVRGLGAVNLIGADVVEVAPAYDHADITAIAAAHVACDLLCLWRQKKVAGALK from the coding sequence ATGACCGAACTTCTCCACGGCGACGGTGCGATCCGTCGCACGACGCCGTACGGCGCCTCGATCGAAAATACTTATGCGGGTGTGCTGTCGTTCATGCGCCGCAACTATTCGCGTGCGCTCGACGGTGTCGACGTCGCGATCTCCGGCGTGCCGCTCGATCTCGCGACGACCTATCGCTCGGGCGCAAGGCTCGGGCCGGCCGCGATCCGCGCGGCGAGCGTGCAACTCGCGGAGCTCAATCCGTATCCGTGGGGCTTCGATCCGTTCGACGCTCTCGCGGCCGTCGACTATGGCGACTGCTGGTTCGACGCGCACAATCCGCTGTCGATCAAGCCGGCGATCGTCGAGCATGCGCGGACGATCCTGCGCTCGGGCGCGAAGATGCTGACGCTCGGCGGCGACCACTACATCACGTATCCGCTACTGATCGCGCACGTGGAGCGCTACGGCAAGCCGCTGTCGCTGATTCATTTCGACGCGCACTGCGATACGTGGGCCGACGACGAACCGGACAGCCTCAATCACGGCACGATGTTCTACAAGGCCGTGAAGGAAGGGCTGATCGATCCCGCGACGTCGGTGCAGGTTGGGATCCGTACGTGGAACGACGACTTTCTCGGGATCGAGCGGCTCGATGCCGCGTGGGTGCACGACCACGGCGCGCGTGCGGCGGTCGAGCGGATCGTCGATATCGTTGGGGCGCGGCCCGCGTACCTGACGTTCGACATCGATTGCCTCGATCCGGCGTTCGCGCCCGGTACGGGCACGCCGGTCGCGGGCGGGTTGTCGTCAGCGCAGGCGCTCGCGATCGTGCGCGGGCTCGGTGCGGTGAACCTGATCGGGGCGGATGTCGTCGAGGTGGCACCGGCCTACGATCACGCCGACATCACCGCGATCGCGGCCGCGCATGTCGCGTGCGATCTGCTGTGTCTGTGGCGGCAGAAGAAGGTGGCGGGTGCGTTGAAGTAA
- a CDS encoding MerR family transcriptional regulator translates to MSKQTPPMPDEAAANSRNEYTVDELARVSDTTVRNVRAYQDRGLLAPPEKRGRVGIYDDTHVARLKLINHLLARGYTLSNIQDLIKAIDEGHDLRSILGLENAIGGRWSHELPKTYSLAALAQMFGPQTASQLSRVTELGLLERHGLSFVAKSPALLEAAAAMAKEGIPPRELLDVISLARPHFDAIARLLVDLVVKRLDRYDEGTLPPVTDVPALVDAIWRLRPLAAVFVEGETNRALENAASAYLGGRVATILDKKLSDEAARQSGATDTSDPQRDGDKA, encoded by the coding sequence ATGTCAAAACAGACTCCCCCCATGCCGGACGAGGCCGCCGCGAATTCCCGCAACGAGTACACGGTCGACGAACTCGCGCGCGTGTCCGACACGACCGTGCGCAACGTGCGTGCGTACCAGGATCGCGGGCTGCTCGCGCCGCCCGAGAAGCGCGGGCGCGTCGGCATCTACGACGACACGCACGTCGCCCGCCTGAAGCTGATCAACCATCTGCTCGCACGCGGCTACACGCTGTCGAACATCCAGGATCTGATCAAGGCGATCGACGAAGGTCACGACCTGCGCTCGATCCTCGGCCTGGAAAACGCGATCGGCGGCCGCTGGTCGCACGAACTGCCGAAAACCTATTCGCTCGCCGCCCTCGCGCAGATGTTCGGCCCGCAGACGGCGTCGCAACTATCGCGCGTGACCGAGCTCGGGCTGCTCGAACGGCACGGCCTGTCGTTCGTCGCGAAAAGCCCCGCGCTGCTCGAGGCAGCGGCCGCGATGGCGAAGGAAGGCATCCCGCCGCGCGAACTGCTCGACGTGATCAGCCTCGCGCGGCCGCACTTCGACGCGATCGCGCGGCTGCTCGTCGATCTCGTCGTGAAGCGGCTCGACCGCTACGACGAAGGCACGCTGCCGCCGGTGACCGACGTGCCCGCGCTCGTCGATGCAATCTGGCGCCTGCGCCCGCTCGCGGCCGTGTTCGTCGAAGGCGAGACGAACCGCGCGCTCGAGAACGCGGCAAGCGCCTATCTCGGTGGGCGCGTCGCGACGATTCTCGACAAGAAGCTCAGCGACGAGGCGGCGCGGCAATCCGGCGCGACCGATACGTCCGATCCGCAACGCGACGGCGACAAAGCATAG
- a CDS encoding lysoplasmalogenase, whose protein sequence is MIATLPAAYRRLWPLAIAAALLYGLSLAAAPYPGQAAAKAAMGLLLLAAGSTCGALRERAWLCAALATAVLGDVLLALPDWPLSFVFGLGAFLLTHVCYCALFFRWRARPHGWRIGALVALWIAAPAFYVAFFPHLGELLAPVAVYMLVLCVMASFALAARTRSALVAVGSLIFVGSDTLIGVGRFLGGFPGIDYLIWGLYALAQVLIVAGVFHETAARSIRP, encoded by the coding sequence TTGATCGCCACGCTTCCCGCCGCCTATCGCCGGCTCTGGCCGCTCGCCATTGCCGCCGCGTTGTTGTACGGGCTGTCGCTCGCCGCCGCGCCCTATCCGGGCCAGGCCGCCGCGAAAGCCGCGATGGGCCTCCTGCTGCTCGCGGCCGGCAGCACCTGCGGCGCGCTGCGCGAACGCGCGTGGCTGTGCGCGGCGCTCGCGACCGCCGTGCTCGGCGACGTGCTGCTTGCACTGCCCGACTGGCCGCTGTCGTTCGTGTTCGGCCTCGGCGCGTTCCTGCTCACGCACGTGTGTTATTGCGCGCTCTTCTTCCGGTGGCGCGCGCGGCCGCATGGCTGGCGCATCGGCGCGCTCGTCGCGCTGTGGATCGCCGCGCCGGCGTTCTACGTCGCGTTCTTCCCGCACCTCGGCGAGCTGCTGGCGCCGGTCGCCGTCTACATGCTCGTGCTGTGCGTGATGGCGAGCTTCGCGCTCGCCGCGCGCACGCGCAGCGCGCTGGTCGCCGTCGGCAGCCTGATCTTCGTCGGCTCCGATACGCTGATCGGCGTCGGCCGGTTCCTCGGCGGCTTTCCCGGGATCGATTACCTGATCTGGGGCCTCTACGCGCTCGCGCAGGTCCTGATCGTGGCCGGGGTTTTCCATGAGACGGCCGCCCGCTCGATCCGTCCCTGA
- a CDS encoding flavin-containing monooxygenase, with protein sequence MNARTLPFGPPGHDGPDETIDIAIIGTGFAGLGMAIRLRQTGVTDFVVLEKAASVGGTWRDNHYPGCACDVQSHVYSFSFAPNPRWTRMFAPQPEIRAYLEDCVQRFGVGPHLRMNHELRRAEYDETAQRWRLTFANGKRLSARVLVSGMGGLSRAALPAIPGVETFQGRAFHSQQWDHDYPLDGKRVAVIGTGASAIQFVPQIAPRVKALALFQRTPPWIMPKPDRNLTGFEKWLFRTLPFTQKAVRSGIYWMLESRVLGFAIHPSLMKNVQKLALRHIRKQIPDPELRKAVTPNYTLGCKRVLISNDYYPALSRKNVDVITTGIDHIEADAVVTTDGKRHEVDCLIYGTGFQVADPFPRGAIVGRGGLDIVDAWRDGAHAYLGTTLPGYPNFFMIVGPNTGLGHNSMVYMIESQIEYILGALQAMQRERADAIEVRPLVEAQFNSDLQGKLKKAIWSTGGCKSWYLDPRTGKNTTLWPGFTWRFRQATARFSIADYHAYGAPRHDTTARPVAASAASASTSRSAEAA encoded by the coding sequence ATGAATGCTCGCACGTTGCCTTTCGGCCCGCCCGGCCACGATGGCCCGGACGAAACCATCGACATCGCCATCATCGGCACCGGCTTCGCCGGCCTGGGAATGGCGATCCGCCTGCGGCAAACAGGTGTGACCGACTTCGTCGTCCTCGAGAAGGCCGCCTCGGTCGGCGGCACGTGGCGCGACAATCATTACCCCGGGTGTGCATGCGACGTGCAATCGCACGTCTATTCGTTCTCGTTCGCGCCGAACCCGCGCTGGACGCGCATGTTCGCGCCGCAGCCGGAGATTCGCGCATATCTGGAAGACTGCGTGCAGCGCTTCGGCGTCGGCCCGCACCTGCGCATGAACCACGAACTGCGGCGCGCCGAGTACGACGAAACCGCGCAGCGCTGGCGCCTCACGTTCGCGAACGGCAAGCGGCTGTCGGCGCGCGTGCTGGTATCGGGCATGGGCGGGCTGTCGCGCGCCGCGCTGCCGGCGATCCCCGGCGTCGAAACGTTCCAGGGCCGCGCCTTCCATTCGCAGCAGTGGGATCACGACTACCCGCTCGACGGCAAGCGCGTCGCGGTGATCGGCACCGGCGCGAGCGCGATCCAGTTCGTGCCGCAGATCGCACCGCGCGTGAAGGCACTCGCGCTGTTCCAGCGCACGCCGCCGTGGATCATGCCGAAGCCCGACCGCAACCTGACCGGCTTCGAGAAATGGCTGTTCCGCACGCTGCCGTTCACGCAGAAGGCCGTGCGCAGCGGCATCTACTGGATGCTCGAATCGCGCGTGCTCGGCTTTGCGATCCATCCGTCGCTGATGAAGAACGTGCAGAAGCTCGCGCTGCGTCACATCCGCAAGCAGATCCCCGATCCGGAGTTGCGCAAGGCCGTCACGCCGAACTACACGCTCGGCTGCAAGCGCGTGCTGATCTCGAACGACTACTACCCGGCACTGTCGCGCAAGAACGTCGACGTGATCACGACCGGCATCGACCACATCGAAGCGGACGCGGTCGTGACGACCGACGGCAAGCGTCATGAAGTCGACTGCCTGATCTACGGCACCGGCTTCCAGGTCGCGGATCCGTTTCCGCGCGGCGCCATCGTCGGCCGCGGCGGCCTCGACATCGTCGACGCGTGGCGCGACGGTGCGCACGCGTACCTCGGCACGACGCTGCCCGGCTACCCGAACTTCTTCATGATCGTCGGCCCGAACACGGGCCTCGGCCACAACTCGATGGTGTACATGATCGAGTCGCAGATCGAATACATCCTCGGCGCGCTGCAGGCGATGCAACGCGAACGCGCGGATGCGATCGAGGTGCGCCCGCTCGTCGAGGCGCAGTTCAACAGCGACCTGCAGGGCAAGCTCAAGAAGGCGATCTGGTCGACAGGCGGCTGCAAGAGCTGGTACCTCGACCCGCGCACCGGCAAGAACACGACGCTGTGGCCGGGCTTCACATGGCGCTTCCGCCAGGCGACCGCACGCTTCTCGATCGCCGATTACCACGCGTATGGCGCGCCGCGGCACGACACGACCGCGCGGCCCGTCGCCGCGTCCGCCGCTTCCGCTTCAACTTCCCGTTCCGCCGAAGCGGCCTGA
- a CDS encoding flavodoxin family protein, with translation MTQHTSSVKAVVVYHSGYGHTARMAAAVAEGAGAELVAIDADGNIAAHAWDMLAGADAILFGSPTYMGGPSWQFKKFADASSKVWFDAGWRDKIFGGFTNSASINGDKLNTLEYFVLLAGQHGGIWASMDIKPANVKASLRDDLNRMGSYLAPMAQTPADASPDEMSPGDLETARRYGERVATIAGQFRAGRARIG, from the coding sequence ATGACGCAACACACTTCTTCGGTTAAAGCGGTCGTCGTCTACCACTCCGGCTACGGGCATACCGCACGTATGGCAGCGGCGGTCGCCGAGGGTGCCGGTGCCGAACTGGTCGCCATCGACGCCGACGGAAATATTGCAGCGCACGCGTGGGACATGCTCGCCGGCGCCGATGCGATCCTGTTCGGCTCGCCGACCTACATGGGCGGCCCGAGCTGGCAGTTCAAGAAGTTCGCCGACGCATCGTCGAAGGTCTGGTTCGACGCCGGGTGGCGCGACAAGATCTTTGGCGGCTTCACCAACAGCGCAAGCATCAACGGCGACAAGCTCAATACGCTCGAATACTTCGTCCTGCTCGCCGGCCAGCACGGCGGGATCTGGGCGAGCATGGACATCAAGCCGGCGAACGTGAAGGCCTCGCTGCGTGACGACCTGAATCGCATGGGCTCCTATCTCGCGCCGATGGCGCAGACGCCAGCCGACGCGTCGCCCGACGAGATGTCGCCGGGCGATCTCGAGACGGCACGCCGGTATGGCGAACGCGTCGCAACGATCGCCGGACAGTTCCGGGCAGGACGCGCTCGAATCGGCTGA